In the Acropora muricata isolate sample 2 chromosome 1, ASM3666990v1, whole genome shotgun sequence genome, one interval contains:
- the LOC136929054 gene encoding uncharacterized protein gives MTSLKTTRDALFIGHASGFITDAEFLLLHQENSSDNLDFPYDNYPRFSLQDQSEADCKANFRLEKHHVGRLVDALQIPAIFKCDQGTICEGLEGLCILLKGLAFLCRFSDMIPIFGRPVPELCMVNNTVIDWVYNHHRHRIMDWNPNVLSPIQLENYTEAVFNKGAALRNCFGFVDGTVRPISRPDENERVVYNGHKRVHGLKFQSVVIPNGLITHLYGPVEGKKHDAAMLAESHLYDSLERNAFSTTGEAMCIYGDPAYPLRIHLQAPFRNRVLTPQMLAYNSSMSAVRTAVEWLFGDVINYFKCLDFKKNLKICLNQVGKMYIVCSIMQNALTCLYGNSTPQFFDLDPPSLEEYFA, from the exons ATGACATCTTTAAAAACAACTCGCGACGCTTTGTTTATAGGTCATGCAAGCGGCTTTATCACAGATGCAGAATTTTTACTTCTTCATCAGGAAAACTCTTCTGATAATTTAGATTTTCCTTACGACAACTATCCGAGGTTCAGTTTGCAAGACCAAAGTGAAGCTGATTGCAAAGCTAATTTTCGGCTAGAAAAACACCATGTTGGTCGATTAGTTGATGCGCTTCAAATTCCAGCTATCTTCAAATGTGATCAAGGCACAATTTGCGAAGGTTTGGAGGGCCTTTGTATCCTTCTAAAGGGCCTTGCATTCCTATGTCGGTTCTCTGACATGATTCCAATTTTTGGACGACCAGTCCCTGAACTTTGCATGGTAAATAATACTGTAATTGACTGGGTTTATAACCATCACAGACATCGCATCATGGATTGGAATCCAAATGTCTTAAGTCCCATCCAGCTAGAGAATTACACTGAAGCAGTTTTTAACAAAGGGGCAGCATTAAGGAATTGCTTTGGATTCGTAGACGGAACAGTTAGGCCCATATCTCGACCAGACGAAAACGAGAGAGTAGTTTACAATGGGCACAAGAGAGTTCATGGCTTAAAATTTCAATCAGTTGTGATTCCAAATGGCTTAATTACACACCTTTATGGGCCAGTAG aaggaaaaaaacacgATGCTGCAATGCTAGCAGAATCACATCTGTATGACAGTCTGGAGAGGAATGCTTTTTCTACAACAGGAGAGGCAATGTGCATTTACGGGGATCCAGCTTATCCTCTCAGGATCCATCTACAGGCACCTTTTCGAAATCGTGTATTAACCCCTCAAATGCTGGCTTACAATAGTTCAATGAGTGCTGTTCGTACTGCTGTTGAGTGGCTGTTTGGGGACGTtatcaattatttcaaatgtttagACTTTAAAAAGAACTTAAAAATTTGTCTTAATCAGGTAGGCAAAATGTACATTGTGTGCTCAATTATGCAAAATGCTTTGACTTGTCTTTATGGAAATAGTACGCCTCAGTTCTTTGACTTAGATCCTCCTTCACTAGAAGAGTACTTTGCATAA
- the LOC136917821 gene encoding uncharacterized protein yields the protein MLKRWLSCRGGKVSGNRTELIKRVNDYISSGLDKDLVDPDGGVNAEKKKAELGLLSKNKDNVPLELKQFPDKGFEVGLSRIPTIGYSPIWKYLIEDVELKRQLSVEKPIVKGYNFYRSGKVLGLYSQQINGVHCIKSQVMPSYAKTGAAYTVKIIVEANGNILKVHCPCPAGADGRCNHLAATLFAIEDKQGRPAERDTTEDVPCTSKPCKWSVPPKRRSEPTTIREVNFEKHIWRKEGKRKSKSVKMVVGSTPYERSERRDFDMIYKGIKEIEEKKEKKIGIAYIIPHNIPVTTEQSEQIHKMQLSEKPQQSKWSIVSPVKEQPMSLKDITEKGVRAKQRLMESSKDREAIAKETLGQQNCRVWYDVRQPRITASQCKRCILRPTTSLTKAVEEVLLYGANVQTKAMKEGIEWEPRIIERFMKETGHQVRKSGFVLSESHPFLGASPDGITEEDKLVEVKKVVSKEGEDLAETMCRLSIYKRDGDGISINKNHKYFYQVQQQLFCTNLEACHFIVCNGDEMHTDIIVFDATFWGDILCQLEVFYFQHVFPELVYPR from the exons ATGCTCAAACGGTGGCTTTCTTGTAGAGGAGGAAAAGTATCGGGTAACCGAACAGAGCTGATCAAAAG GGTGAATGACTACATCAGCAGTGGTTTAGATAAAGATTTGGTCGATCCTGATGGAGGAGTAAATGCTGAGAAGAAGAAAGCTGAATTAGGATTGCTCTCAAAGAATAAGGACAATGTGCCTCTGGAACTTAAGCAGTTTCCTGATAAAGGATTTGAAGTGGGCCTCTCTAGAATACCTACAATCGGATACTCCCCAATTTGGAAATATCTGATTGAAGATGTTGAACTTAAGAGGCAGCTTTCAGTGGAGAAACCCATTGTAAAAGGGTACAATTTTTACAGATCTGGAAAAGTGCTGGGATTGTATTCTCAACAGATCAATGGAGTGCACTGTATCAAAAGCCAAGTGATGCCCTCATATGCTAAAACTGGTGCTGCATATACAGTAAAAATAATAGTTGAAGCCAATGGAAATATATTAAAAGTTCACTGCCCATGTCCTGCAGGAGCAGATGGGCGCTGCAATCACTTAGCAGCAACTTTGTTTGCCATTGAGGATAAGCAAGGTAGGCCTGCTGAGAGAGACACAACTGAAGATGTTCCTTGTACCTCCAAACCATGTAAGTGGAGTGTTCCACCAAAGCGACGCTCAGAGCCAACTacaattcgagaagtgaacttTGAAAAGCATATCTggagaaaggaaggaaaaaggaaaTCTAAAAGTGTAAAGATGGTTGTGGGTAGTACTCCTTATGAGAGAAGTGAAAGACGAGATTTTGATATGATCTACAAGGGAATCAAAGAGATagaggaaaagaaagagaagaaaattgGAATTGCCTATATCATTCCACACAATATTCCAGTAACAACTGAACAATCTGAGCAAATACATAAAATGCAATTGTCAGAAAAACCACAGCAGTCTAAATGGTCAATTGTATCCCCTGTTAAAGAGCAGCCCATGTCTTTGAAGGACATTACAGAGAAAGGAGTAAGAGCAAAGCAGCGTCTAATGGAATCCAGTAAAGACAGAGAGGCTATTGCAAAAGAAACATTAGGACAGCAAAACTGCAGGGTGTGGTATGATGTAAGGCAGCCAAGGATTACTGCATCTCAATGTAAACGCTGTATTCTAAGACCAACAACAAGCCTAACCAAAGCAGTAGAAGAAGTTCTCTTATACGGTGCTAATGTCCAGACTAAAGCAATGAAGGAGGGAATTGAGTGGGAGCCAAGGATTATAGAAAGATTCATGAAAGAAACTGGTCACCAAGTAAGGAAGTCTGGATTTGTGTTATCTGAAAGCCATCCATTCCTAGGTGCATCCCCAGATGGCATCACAGAGGAAGATAAACTGGTTGAAGTAAAGAAGGTGGTATCTAAAGAAGGAGAAGATCTAGCTGAAACAATGTGCAGACTCTCAATCTATAAAAGAGATGGGGATGGCATTTCAATTAACAAGAATCACAAGTACTTCTACCAAGTTCAGCAGCAGCTTTTTTGTACCAATTTAGAAGCTTGTCATTTTATTGTTTGCAATGGTGATGAAATGCATActgatattattgtttttgatgCAACATTTTGGGGAGACATATTGTGTCAACTTGAAGTATTTTactttcaacatgtttttcCTGAGCTGGTGTATCCAAGATGA